A region of the Pseudomonas asiatica genome:
ACTCGCGCAACCGCCGCCGCGAACGGCGCGCCGATGTGATCGAGATGCTCAAGCACGAGTACCGGGTGCAGGATGTGATCGACTATTCGGGGCTGGAGCAGGACGAACTGTTCCTTGAAGGGACCGGCGCCATGGTCTTCGACCACCTGTCGCGGGTGGCCTATACCGCGCGCTCCAACCGCGCCGACCCGATTGCCCTGGAGCGCTTCAGTACGCACTTCAACTTCGAGCCGATGGTGTTCGACACCGCCGATGAACAAGGCACGCCGATCTACCACACCAATGTGCTGATGTGCGTGGCGACGGAGTTTGCGCTGGTGGGCTTTGGCACCTTCACCAACAAGGCGCGGGCCGAGGAAGTGCGCATGCGCCTGCTTGAGTCGGGCCGCGATGTGATCGACCTGAGCAACCGGCAGATCAGCCAGTTCGCCGGCAATGCCATCGAACTGTCCGGGCGTGATGGGCGCATCCTGGCGCTGTCACGCAAGGCCTTCGACAGCCTGACCGGCGAACAGCGCCAGCGCATCGAACGCTCGGCGCGGCTGGTGCCACTCGATGTACCGACCATCGAAATGGCAGGGGGCTCGGTGCGCTGCATGATTGCCGGGATACACCTGTCGCCAAGAATGACCGCTGCCTGCGCCTGACCCACGACCTTACTGGCTGACGCGGCCCTTGTAGGAGCGGCCTTGTGACGCGAAAGGGCCGCATAGCGGCCCCGGCAATCTCTGCAGCGACGCTGAAACCTGGGGCTGCTGCGCAGCCCTTTCGCGACGCAAGGCCGCTCCTACAAGGGATCGCGTGAGATTGCCAAATCCTGTATCGCCGCACAGATCGTCAGATCCCGCCACCTGCCAGCATCCACCCTCGGCCGGTGGACCACGTTCTTGTAGGAGCGGCCTTGTGTCGCGAAAGGGCCGCAAAGCGGCCCCGGCAATTTCTGCAGCGACGCTGAAACCTGGGGCTGCTGCGCAGCCCTTTCGCGACGCAAGGCCGCTCCCACAGGGATCGCGTGAGATTGCCAAATCCTGTATCGCCGCACAGATCGTCAGATCCCGCCACCTGCCAGCATCCACCCTCGGCCGGTGGACGAGGTTCTTGTGGGAGCGGCCTTGTGTCGCGAAAGGGCCGCATAGCGGCCCCGGCAATCTCTGCAGCGACGCTGAAACCTGGGGCTGCTGCGCAGCCCTTTCGCGACACAAGGCCGCTCCTACAAGGGATCGCGTCAGATTGTAAAATCCTGCATCGCCGTACAGATCGTCAGATCCCGCCACCCGCAAGCAATTGCGTCATCACCTCGGCCAACGCCTTGACCATCACATCCGCCGTCGGCCGGTGGACGATGACGATTTCGTAGCTGTCGACTTCCGGCAACCCTTGCCCTGCCCCCAGCACCCGGTGCTCGCCAGTGGCCGCCCGTGGCGGCAGCAGGCTGATACCCATGCCATCGGCGACCGCTGCCTGGATACCGCTGAGGCTGGAGCTGGTGAAGCTGATGCGCCAACGCCGGCCCATGCCTTCGATGGCGGTGATCATGTCGTCGCGGTACAGGCCACGGGGCGGGAAGGTCACCAGCGGGATCGGGTCCAGCTCGAAGGCGGGCGTGCGCGCGCTGTCGATCCACTGCAGGCGTTCGGGCCAGCAGGCCACGCCTTCGCGGCTGTTGCGCCGCTGCTTGAGCAACACCAGGTCGAGCTCACCGTTGTCGTAGGCCTGGCTGAGGTCGCGGCACAGGCCGCTGGTCACTTCCAGCTTCACCTGCGGGTGCAGCCGGCTGAAGGCCGACAATGCATTGGTGGTACGCCCGCCCACGAAGTCCTCGGGCACGCCAAGGCGCACGGTCATGCCAACCATCGCCCCGGCCAAGGCTTCGAGCATCTGGTCGTTGAGGGCCAGCATGTGCCGGGCATAGCCGAGCAGGGTCTGCCCGGCGTCGGTCGGCAGCACGTCGCGATTGCCACGCACCAGCAGACGGTGGCCAACCATATCCTCCAGGCGGCGCACCTTCTGGCTGATGGTCGATTGGGTGGAGTGCAGCCGCGCAGCAGCCGTGGTGAAGCTGCCGCAATCGGCCACCACGACAATGGCACGCAACAGGTCGAGGTCGAACAGGGCCCTATTCGATTTCACGCTGATGGACATCTTGATATTCAACTTCTGAATGGCAAGACTGACTTCTACCACGCCACCTGCTGCACCGCAACGCGCACCGCTAGTCGCCGACTGCCACGCCTTCGCGCCGCGGGTCGGCACCGCCCGACCAACCCTCGCCACTGCGCTGGATGATCTGCATGCCACTGGTCATGGTCATCGGCGTCACCTCATGCCCCCAGGCTGCCAACTGGCGGATCAGTGCCGGGCTGGCCAACCCCGCCTCTACTTCGGTGCCGGCATTGCGGCTGCCGAAGTTGGGCAGGCCGGCGGCCTGCTGCGGGTCGAGCTGCCAATCCAGCAGGCCGATCAGCGCCTTGTTCACGTAGCCGATGATCTGCGAGCCACCGGGCGAACCCAGGCTGGCCACCAGCTCGCCGGAAGCTTGCGAGAACACCAGGGTCGGCGCCATGGCCGACAGCGGCCGTTTGCCCGGTTGCACCCGGTTGGCCACAGGCTTGCCTTGTTCCCGGGGGATGAACGAGAAGTCGGTCAGGTGGTTGTTGAGCAAAAAGCCCTTGACCATCAGGTGCGAGCCGAACGCCGCTTCCACCGAAGTGGTCATGGCCAGGGCCTGGCCGCGGTCGTCCACCGCGCTGAGGTGCGAGGTGGATATGCGCAGCGGCGAGCGGTCTGGCGCCAGGGCCAGATCGGCTCCCTGCGGCTGGCCCGGGCGGGCGCGTTTCATGCTGTACTCGCCGACCTGCGCAGCGCGGCTGGCCAGGTATGCGGAGTCGGTCAGGGCCTTGAGCGGCACCGGCACGTAATCGCTGTCGGCCAGGTACTGGGCGCGGTCGGCATAGGCCAGGCGCTCGGCCTCGGCAACCAGGTGCACGGCCAGCGGCGGGGCTTCCAACCCGGCAACCGACGAAGTGCGCAGCGGCCGCATGGCGGCAAGGTCGCGCTTTGGCGAAGCCCGTTGCAGTGCCTCCAAGATGCCCAGGGTCTGCAGCACCGTCACCCCGCCCGACGACGGCGGCGGCATGCCACAGATGCGCCAGGCCTTGTAGGGGCCGCACAGCGGCTCGCGCATCTTGGCCCGGTAATGCTGCATATCCTGCAACGACAGGTAGCCGGCATTGGCATGGCTGCGCACCTTGGCGACGATGGCTTCGGCGATCTCGCCGCTGTAGAACACTTCGGGGCCGTGCGCGGCAATCTGCTCGAAGGTTTGCGCAAGCTCGGGGTTGCGCAAGGTAGCCCCCACCGCCAGCGGCTTGCCCTGCTCATCCAGGAAGTAATGGGCCATGGCGGGTGAACGGGCAATGAACGGGTCGCCCGCCACCAGCGTGTGAAGGCGTTCGGAAACCGTAAAACCGTTACGTGCCAGCGCAATGGCCGGGGCGAACAGGTCGCGCCAGGGCAGCTTGCCGTGCTGCTCATGGGCCAGCTTCAGGGCACGCAGAACCCCCGGTACGCCCACCGAACGCCCGCCGATCTGCGCCGCCCTGAATGGCATCGGTGAACCATCGGCTTGCAGGAACAGGTTTTCCGTCACCGCCGCCGGGGCTGCCTCGCGGCCATCGAACGCCTGTACGCGCTGCCCATCCCAGTAGAGGATGACCCCCCCACCGCCAATGCCGCTGGATTGCGGTTCGACCAGGGTCAGCACCATCTGCATGGCGATGGCCGCGTCGATGGCGCTGCCACCGGCACGCAGCATCGCCCGCCCCGCCTCGCTGGCCAGCGGGTTGGCAGCTGCAGCCATGTGCCGGCTGGCATGCACCGGCTGCAGGCCGGTGCGGTAGCCGGAGGCCAGTTCCGGTGGTGCGGGCAGCACCTGGTCGGCACAGGCCCAGCCACTGGCAGCTACCAGGCACAAGGCGCCCATCAGGGGGGTGGAGAATGTCATCGTTGTGCTTCCCGCCATTACCTATTCAGCAAGGCACTGTCTGTCATGCGCAAACTTAACTTCAAGCCCTGGCGTGTTTTTTCTAGGATGCGGGCAGGTCATCGAGGAGCCTGCCCCATGCGTTCACTACTTGCTGCGATGCTGTTCGCCCTGTGCACCAGCCTTGCCGCCCACGCCGAGAGCACTGCCATGGACAACCGCCTGCACAATGCTGCCCGTCACGATGATGTGCGCACCCTGCAAC
Encoded here:
- the ctlX gene encoding citrulline utilization hydrolase CtlX, which produces MAFPTRSIQAPAAVVMVRPHAFTPNPETAADNSFQRSNPDIAAQALAEVARDEVTQAAGRLEAEGVRVHLFDDFGEHNTPDSVFPNNWFSTHPGGHIAIYSMYSRNRRRERRADVIEMLKHEYRVQDVIDYSGLEQDELFLEGTGAMVFDHLSRVAYTARSNRADPIALERFSTHFNFEPMVFDTADEQGTPIYHTNVLMCVATEFALVGFGTFTNKARAEEVRMRLLESGRDVIDLSNRQISQFAGNAIELSGRDGRILALSRKAFDSLTGEQRQRIERSARLVPLDVPTIEMAGGSVRCMIAGIHLSPRMTAACA
- a CDS encoding LysR substrate-binding domain-containing protein, translated to MSISVKSNRALFDLDLLRAIVVVADCGSFTTAAARLHSTQSTISQKVRRLEDMVGHRLLVRGNRDVLPTDAGQTLLGYARHMLALNDQMLEALAGAMVGMTVRLGVPEDFVGGRTTNALSAFSRLHPQVKLEVTSGLCRDLSQAYDNGELDLVLLKQRRNSREGVACWPERLQWIDSARTPAFELDPIPLVTFPPRGLYRDDMITAIEGMGRRWRISFTSSSLSGIQAAVADGMGISLLPPRAATGEHRVLGAGQGLPEVDSYEIVIVHRPTADVMVKALAEVMTQLLAGGGI
- the ggt gene encoding gamma-glutamyltransferase, with the translated sequence MTFSTPLMGALCLVAASGWACADQVLPAPPELASGYRTGLQPVHASRHMAAAANPLASEAGRAMLRAGGSAIDAAIAMQMVLTLVEPQSSGIGGGGVILYWDGQRVQAFDGREAAPAAVTENLFLQADGSPMPFRAAQIGGRSVGVPGVLRALKLAHEQHGKLPWRDLFAPAIALARNGFTVSERLHTLVAGDPFIARSPAMAHYFLDEQGKPLAVGATLRNPELAQTFEQIAAHGPEVFYSGEIAEAIVAKVRSHANAGYLSLQDMQHYRAKMREPLCGPYKAWRICGMPPPSSGGVTVLQTLGILEALQRASPKRDLAAMRPLRTSSVAGLEAPPLAVHLVAEAERLAYADRAQYLADSDYVPVPLKALTDSAYLASRAAQVGEYSMKRARPGQPQGADLALAPDRSPLRISTSHLSAVDDRGQALAMTTSVEAAFGSHLMVKGFLLNNHLTDFSFIPREQGKPVANRVQPGKRPLSAMAPTLVFSQASGELVASLGSPGGSQIIGYVNKALIGLLDWQLDPQQAAGLPNFGSRNAGTEVEAGLASPALIRQLAAWGHEVTPMTMTSGMQIIQRSGEGWSGGADPRREGVAVGD